The Planktothrix agardhii NIES-204 genomic interval GTCATTTGTTTTAACCGTTGACGAATAGCCAAGGTTTTGCGACTACCGTAGTCATAGGGCCCAGTTTTTAATACCGGGGTAACTAAGAAATTTTCAATCGGAGGGGGAGAAGACGTCATCCATTCTAGGGTTAGGGCTTCCCAGGGATTATCGGGGGCTTTCGGCCCTTTGAACCAACTCCAAGCCGCATTAATTAAGAAAGGGAAGGTAGAAACGGCCAGAATATAACTACCCAGGGTACAGACCTGATTCAGCGTGGTGAATTGGGGGTCATACATCGCCACCCGACGGGGCATTCCCATTAATCCCAAGGCGTGCATGGGCATAAAGGTTAAGTTCGTACCCACAAAGGTGAGAGCAAAGTGAACGATTCCCCAGGGTTCATTCATCATCCGTCCGGTCATTTTCGGGAACCAATGATAAATAGCGGCAAACACCCCAAACACCGCCCCACCAAAGAGAACATAGTGGAAGTGGGCCACGATAAAATAGGTATCGTGAACGTGAATATCAAAGGGAACCGACGCCATCATAATTCCGGTGACACCGCCTATAACGAAGGTAGCCAGAAACCCCATGGCAAAGAGCATGGCACTATTCAGGCGCAGTTTTCCGCCCCAAATGGTGGCTAACCAGCCAAACACCTTAATTCCAGTCGGTACGGCAATGATCATTGTGGTGATCATAAAAAACATCCGTAACCAGCCCGGAGTTCCACTGGTGAACATATGGTGCGCCCAGACAATTAAGCCTAAAAAGCTAATGGCTAAACTGGAATAGGCGATCGCTTGATAACCAAAAATCGGTTTGCGAGCATGAACCGGAAGCACATCGGAAATCACCCCAAAAAAGGGCAAGACCATGATATATACCGCCGGATGGGAATAAAACCAGAATAAGTGCTGATAAACGATCGGATCACCGCCCCCGGTGGGGTTAAAGAAACTGGTTCCGGCAATTAAATCAAAGGATAGAAGAATTAAAGCTGCTGCTAAAACCGGAGTAGATAACAGCACTAAGGCGGAAGTAGCGATCATGGCCCAACAAAATAGGGGCATATCGTTCAATCCCATGGTGGGAATCCGCATCTTGAAAATTGTGACGGAGAAATTCACCGCCCCCAAAATCGAAGAAGTTCCCAACAATAAAACGCTGAGAATCCAAACTTCCTCTCCGAATTGGCCCGATAACAGACTTAAAGGCGGGTAAGATGTCCAACCAGATTGGGGAGCTTCCACCAAGAAACTAGCTAACAGCAAAATTCCCCCCGGAGGAATTAACCAAAAACCCACGGTATTCAAACGGGGAAAGGCCATATCCTTCGCCCCTACCATTAAGGGGATCAAATAGTTGGCCAAACCGCCACCAGCCGGAACGATCCAAAGGAAGATCATCACCGTGCCATGAACCGTGAATAGGCTGTTATAGACTTCAGGAGTCACAAAATCGGGATCGGGGGTTGCCAGTTCTGTCCGAACGGCCGTGGCCAAGGCTCCACCGACTAAATAAAAGAAAAATGCCGTGACGAGATATTGAATCCCGATGACTTTGTGATCCGTACTAAAACCAAAAAAATCTTGCCAACGTCTTTCTTCCTCATGATGAGGTTTAGGAACATTAGCCGTGAGATCAAGTTGTGCTTGTGCCATAGGAATTCAGTAATCAGTAATCAGTAATCAGTAATCAGTGTTAGAAACAAAATCAAGATTTTGTTGACTCGAAGCAACAGTCAACTGTCTCATCACTGATAACTGTTCACTGTTGACTGATAACTGATTTTCGTTGGCATAGGGGGCTAAAAATTCGCCCTCGCTGAGTTCTGCGGGATTAATCGCAACGGCTGTTTGCAGGTCAGGGTTACTTGCTACTAAATTTTCTGCAACCCAGGCTTGATAATCCTCTGGGGTATCGACAATCATTTGCGATCGCATCGCCCCATGATAACTACCACACAATTCGGCGCAGACAATCGGATAGGTTCCTAGTTTGTTAGGGGTAAACCGGAGTTCTGTAATCCGACCGGGGATAGTATCTTGCTTTAACCGTAATTGCGGAATCCAGAAGGCATGGATCACATCTTGGGCGCTCATATTTAACTGCACTTCTTGACCGATGGGGACATGAAGTTCCCCCGCGTTAATGCCTGTTTCTTTGTAGTTGAAAAGCCAGGCAAACTGTAACCCGGTAACATCCACATTCACGGCCGCGGCTTTCCCTTCTTGGCTAGGAGATGCCCCAATTCCCAAGGCAATTTGGGTGAGTTCTGGCTTCCCCCCCACCCCTCGTTCACGGGGGGCTAGGGGGGGCTGACCGTCGATTAAGGGGGCTGCGATCGCCGCTCCATTCATTTTGCCGTGGGCGTGCATAGAGTGTTGACCCGATGCCATCGGATCAAGTCCCCCCATATTGTTATAGATTTCAAAACTATAAATACCAATTCCCAAAACTACCACCGCCGGAATTGCTGTCCAGACGATTTCTAGGGGAATATTCCCGTGAATCGGAGCCGCGTCGGTGTTGTCATCCGGGCGACGACGAAACTTAATTGCCGCGACTACTAGGACTCCTTCTACCAGAAGCACTAGGCCAAAGCTAATGGTCATCATAATATCAAATAGACCATCGACTTGCGCCGCTTGTTCAGTGGCAGCCACGGGTAATAAATTGTGGTTTTGACCATACCAGAGAGATACGAGAGTAATCCCGATCCCCACCAGTAGGGTCAAAATTGAACTCGGAATTTTCACGTTGATTCCTCCTTATTGACCATCCCCAACACCGATATCGGATGGGAAGATACACTTATATACATACACGCTTGTTTAATCTTAATAGCTGGTTGAGAAAATAGCTGGTTGAGAAATCTGAACATCAGGGTTGATTGTCTATCTAAAATCCCGCCTCTACGGTAAAACAGATCACAAAACTCATAGAACGAGATTGAGTAATATTCACAGATTTTCTTTAGAATTGGGCTGTCGGGTCAACGGTCAACGCCGAGCGTACTGCCCAAAATCGGAAAACTTATCTTAAGTCTGTTCAACTGCATACCACATTTTCGACTGAGATAGGTAGAATTAACCATCATGTTTCAATTAGCATTAGTCCAGTTAAATCGGTAGAACTCATGACCCAGACTCTCCTTCATGATCCCAGTTTATCAACCCCCCAGACCCAACAGAACGGCTCTAAAGCCCAGGATAGAATCCGCCGTCTGGTCTGGAAACTGAGTATTGCTACCTTACTATTGATGGCCGTGGGCAGTGCAACCCGAGTGATGAATGCTGGATTAGCCTGTCCTGACTGGCCCTTGTGTTACGGGAAGTTAGTGCCCACTGCCCAAATGAATCTGCAAGTCTTCTTGGAATGGTTTCACCGTTTGGATGCGGCTGGGATCGGACTGGGTGCGATCGCCCTAGTGGGATTATCCTGGTGGGATCGACGGGATTTACCTAAATGGTTGCCTTGGGCTGCTTTATTCGCCCTGGCTTTAATTATATTTCAAGGGGTTTTAGGAGGACTGACGGTGACGCAACTCCTGCGGTTTGATATTGTGACCGCCCATTTGGGAACCGCCTTGCTATTTTTCACCATTCTGCTGATTATCGGTTGTTTGCTGTTACCCTATCAAGGCGCGGCTGGGGTGGGAAAGCTACCGGAAATCAGTCTTACCGCAGCAATTTTAGTCTATTTACAAAGCATTTTAGGAGCCTTAGTGGGTTCTCAATGGGCTTTACATCAATGTTTGGGAACCTCCCAACTCTGTACCGTGATGAATAGTCATCTTTTCGGGGTAGTTCCCCCCACCCTGGCCACCCTAATTCTGATTGTCTTGGTTTGGCGAACTTCTGCCTTACATCCTAAACTCAGAACTTTAGGAAATATCGCCGGAGTTTGTTTAATCGCTCAAATTCTTTTGGGGGTAGCTACCTATAAAATGCGGTTACAGGTGGAACCCTTGACTGTTGCTCATCAAGCCATGGGTGCTACACTTCTGGGAACTTTAGTTTGTTTTAGTATTCTCGCCCTACGGGATCGTCAGTCATCAGTTATCAGTTATCAGTCATCAGTCATCAGTCATCAGTGATGAGTTATCAGTGATGAGTTAATAGTTAATAATTGATGACTATTATGTTTACTTATAACTAATTACTTATCGCTGATTACCGTCAGAAAATCAACAAATTCTATAGGTCATAAATTCATGCAAGAAGTGATTCAAACCCAGGTATCCCGACACCACGAGAATATTTTACAAGTGCTGCAAAGTTATTATCAACTGACCAAGCCTAGAATTATTCTGTTGTTATTAATTACAACCTCCGCCGGAATGTGGTTAGCCTCAAAAGGAGAAGTTGATCCCCTATTGTTATTGGTAACATTAACTGGGGGTGCTTTAGCGTCGGGTTCTGCTAACACCATCAACTGTTTGTATGACCGAGATATTGATTATATTATGGAACGGACTCGTTGGCGGCCGATTCCTTCGGGTCGAGTTAAACCCATTGATGCTCTAATTTTTGCGATCGCTCTTGCTATTACTTCTTTTACCTTACTGACGGTTTTTGCTAACTTATTAACAGCTTGTCTCGCCCTATCGGGAATTGTTTTTTATGTCCTGATCTATACCCATTGGTTAAAGCGTCATAGTGTCCAAAATATCGTAATTGGGGGAGCCGCTGGAGCGATTCCTCCTTTAGTCGGATGGGCGGCAGTTACCGGGGATTTAAGTTGGGCAGCGTGGCTATTATTTGCGATCATTTTCCTCTGGACACCGCCTCATTTTTGGGCTTTAGCCATGATGATCCGAGATGAATATAAGGAAGTTGGGGTTCCGATGTTACCTGTGATTGAAGGGGATGAAGTTACAGCTAAACAAATTTGGATTTATAGCTTAATTATGGTTCCCTCAACGTTATTGTTAGTTTATCCCTTACATACCAGTGGTTTTGTTTACGGGGCGATCGCTCTGATATTAGGGGTGATTTTCCTACAAAAAGCTTGGCAATTATTACAATCTCCCTCGGAACGAGATGTAGCGCGATCGCTGTTTAAATATTCCATTTTTTATTTAATGCTATTGTGTTTGGCAATGGTAATAGATAGTTTACCCGTTACTAACTCTATGGTGATGGCATTGAGTGAATCTTTGCCCATGGGATTGCTATAAACCCAATATTTTTAGGGTGGGTGATACCGGAAAGACAACTTAA includes:
- the ctaB gene encoding heme O synthase, whose protein sequence is MQEVIQTQVSRHHENILQVLQSYYQLTKPRIILLLLITTSAGMWLASKGEVDPLLLLVTLTGGALASGSANTINCLYDRDIDYIMERTRWRPIPSGRVKPIDALIFAIALAITSFTLLTVFANLLTACLALSGIVFYVLIYTHWLKRHSVQNIVIGGAAGAIPPLVGWAAVTGDLSWAAWLLFAIIFLWTPPHFWALAMMIRDEYKEVGVPMLPVIEGDEVTAKQIWIYSLIMVPSTLLLVYPLHTSGFVYGAIALILGVIFLQKAWQLLQSPSERDVARSLFKYSIFYLMLLCLAMVIDSLPVTNSMVMALSESLPMGLL
- a CDS encoding cytochrome oxidase assembly; protein product: MTQTLLHDPSLSTPQTQQNGSKAQDRIRRLVWKLSIATLLLMAVGSATRVMNAGLACPDWPLCYGKLVPTAQMNLQVFLEWFHRLDAAGIGLGAIALVGLSWWDRRDLPKWLPWAALFALALIIFQGVLGGLTVTQLLRFDIVTAHLGTALLFFTILLIIGCLLLPYQGAAGVGKLPEISLTAAILVYLQSILGALVGSQWALHQCLGTSQLCTVMNSHLFGVVPPTLATLILIVLVWRTSALHPKLRTLGNIAGVCLIAQILLGVATYKMRLQVEPLTVAHQAMGATLLGTLVCFSILALRDRQSSVISYQSSVISHQ
- the ctaD gene encoding cytochrome c oxidase subunit I, which produces MAQAQLDLTANVPKPHHEEERRWQDFFGFSTDHKVIGIQYLVTAFFFYLVGGALATAVRTELATPDPDFVTPEVYNSLFTVHGTVMIFLWIVPAGGGLANYLIPLMVGAKDMAFPRLNTVGFWLIPPGGILLLASFLVEAPQSGWTSYPPLSLLSGQFGEEVWILSVLLLGTSSILGAVNFSVTIFKMRIPTMGLNDMPLFCWAMIATSALVLLSTPVLAAALILLSFDLIAGTSFFNPTGGGDPIVYQHLFWFYSHPAVYIMVLPFFGVISDVLPVHARKPIFGYQAIAYSSLAISFLGLIVWAHHMFTSGTPGWLRMFFMITTMIIAVPTGIKVFGWLATIWGGKLRLNSAMLFAMGFLATFVIGGVTGIMMASVPFDIHVHDTYFIVAHFHYVLFGGAVFGVFAAIYHWFPKMTGRMMNEPWGIVHFALTFVGTNLTFMPMHALGLMGMPRRVAMYDPQFTTLNQVCTLGSYILAVSTFPFLINAAWSWFKGPKAPDNPWEALTLEWMTSSPPPIENFLVTPVLKTGPYDYGSRKTLAIRQRLKQMTGDRPKEVGIPMSQAKSSTLFTDSGSTTVLEAEKDTNDQ
- the ctaC gene encoding cytochrome c oxidase subunit II, with protein sequence MKIPSSILTLLVGIGITLVSLWYGQNHNLLPVAATEQAAQVDGLFDIMMTISFGLVLLVEGVLVVAAIKFRRRPDDNTDAAPIHGNIPLEIVWTAIPAVVVLGIGIYSFEIYNNMGGLDPMASGQHSMHAHGKMNGAAIAAPLIDGQPPLAPRERGVGGKPELTQIALGIGASPSQEGKAAAVNVDVTGLQFAWLFNYKETGINAGELHVPIGQEVQLNMSAQDVIHAFWIPQLRLKQDTIPGRITELRFTPNKLGTYPIVCAELCGSYHGAMRSQMIVDTPEDYQAWVAENLVASNPDLQTAVAINPAELSEGEFLAPYANENQLSVNSEQLSVMRQLTVASSQQNLDFVSNTDY